GCCGCAGCAAGGCACGATTGCGCCCTAATCCCGCAGATGGCTTTGGCTAAGTTGTTTTCACAACAACTTTAGTTTAACACGTCCACAAGACATATGGCATACCAGTGGCTACGATTTAGCCTAAGTAAGATGAGATCTACGATTCATCAAAAACACCTAAGAAATATCAAAATACATCATATGGGGGGATTCTTCATCGGTTATTGATCTGGTGGTCTACGGCAACATGCGGCGTGACAACACCCCATGTGAAAAGTTAAAGTAGTGTAGCAATTACATCAGTTGGAGAGATAGTGGGCATAACATAAAGGggtttccagaaacttccctaaATTATCTCGCACTAACCCATCATCTCCATTTCTCCATAACTCACGACTCCCACTACTTACGAGACTGGCATTGTATATCTTAAACTACTATAAATAGGTGGCTCAACCTAttcagaaaacaaaacaagttttCATACCTAAAAGCTATGTATTCTTCCTAGTTTTCAATACCCAATACACATAATTCAATACTATTGCCAATTTCTAAGATTTTTCTGCTcccctcccctaagatcaacccatcttcctctccaTCGTGACGAAGTATGACGGAACGGCTGCTATCGTGGTTTTGGATTGTCctgttcgattttgattttcgaacctaaacaGAAAGTACCACGGCGGTGCATTTGTTTTACCTAAAAGTATTTTTTAGGTATTAACGATCGGTTCTTTGCACGCTCGTTTTTAGTCTTGTTTCCGATATATTGAATCTTCTCTCATTGGAATACCAGGTCTTGTACTAGTCTAGGATGTTGTTCCTTTCTACTTGATGATGTACTTATTATCCTCCATGTAATTTGATTGTTTTTAATGAAATacagtttatcaaaaaaaaaaaaaaaaaaaaaaaaacaataatcttaaatcaGAAGATAAGGGCCATTATCTAACCCAATGGCAAGAGAATAATACGTGCCATTGCCAAACATCAGTACATAGCTCCTTACAATTTAAATCGGGTATCCACATCTATAGCCATTCGCCAACCATATATATCAAGACACCACCAACCATGTAACTTGTTATTTGCAGAAAAGGAAATAGTGATTCAAATTATAGTTAGTTAACCTTGCAAAGAAGTCAAAAAATGATCGAAGGAAGTCCATTTCAGTGGCTAAACTTTATAGAAATTATCGTACTAAATTCATAGACCTGAAATTGCTTTTAATgtaaataaaattttcttttgataattGTTTTTGGAAATAATAATAACTCCACACATAAAGTTTCAATGTCGGTATAGGTGGTATGCACATGTTAaacagttgaaccaatattccagAAGTATACTTTCAATTTCCGCTTGGATTTTACcttaaaaataaatatgaaagtaTAAAAACCGACCAAGCTTTACTCAAGACACCACAGCATTTAAAAAAGTTCCTCTTGATATTATCGTTTTCAGTCAGAATGAACGGAGCTCCAAGAACTAGTAACTCGGTCATAGTAATCAGTTCTCTGTTAATATGTTTACTTGTTGCCGGATTTGAAATCGTTCAAGGGAAAACTCATGTTGTTGGAGATGTACAAGGATGGGATCTGTATCCTAACTTGATCAATTGGCCAAAAGGGAAACAATTCTACTCTGGAGATGTTCTTGGTAAGCCTTaaattctttacatcttgttcatataTTTTGAGTTCATTTGAATCTGATGACAGAGATGAAGGCCACACAGGAGAGTCTCTGATCCAGTACTCTTGCCATTTCTCTTTTTCTTACACTCTAGTTACACTAATTCTCCTGGCGATGTTCAGGGCTGACGTCTTCTTGATTCACTCTCAAAACCGTTTTAGCAAAGGAAATTAAATTCAAATTAATCTGTTTCACTTAACTGATATAAATGTTCAGATTCTAAATCTAAATTATTCTGGTATGAACAGTTTTTAACTATGATACAAAAGGAGGGGACTTGTACTGCCCAGCTAAAGTGGACAAGAGTGGATATGATAAGTGTGATTGCAGTTCAGTCAAGATGCGCAACAGGTTCAAAGGGACAGGTCATGATCATGTACAATTAACAAAGGGTTACAATTACTTCATTAGCGCCGATAAGGATTATTGCGGATTCGGCATGAAGATTGCAGTTTATGCTAAATAAATATTCAAGTGATTAAAATTTGATGCTTTTATGTTTTCTCTTCATTTTACCATCAGGAGCTTGTCTATGTTCTGGTTTCTTTATGATTGTACCAGTGAGCTTGTCTATGTTCTGTTTGTTGATTATTGGATGAACAAACATGACGTTCGTTTCTCTTTGCCATATTAtataagaaaaatcttcattaAACATTCCAAGCACACTGTGCAATAATACAATCCCCTTCAAAAAGATCGACTCCCAGTTTTCCAACCTCCTCTGTGAATAGGGCTGAGGATGGATTTGTTGTTGTGATGACACTTCAGTGGTCTGAGTCTGCTTAGAGAACAGTATGAAGTGTGGCCCCAGCTGTGCCGTAGCAATGAGAACAATATGCATAGGATTTGCCTAAAAATACATCATCCCAAGTACCTTTAGTGTTTGAGGTGCTAAGGTTGATTTGTAAGGCATCCAGGTTCAGTGTAGCCTCCTGGGAAAGTACTCAATCCGTAGCTAACGTTAATTGCCAGGTTGTCCTGGTTGTTAGTAGTCAGTTGTTGTACCTAATTTCAAACTAAATTTAGGCTCTTCAATACATACCTTCTATTAGCTTAACCGGGACATAGTATAGTGACAGTCATAGAAGCAGCCATGAACCATCACATTCTCAAAACATTACAGTAAACGGTAAGTTATATCCTATACTAAAGATTATGGCATACCCATACTGAAATTTGAGCGCGTATACACTTAGCCCACTGATAATATGCCTCGAGAAAATACATACATTTGCCGATACTAAAGCTTCTCAAATTGCAGGGACCTAGTGCACTTTGGGAATCGCTTAGGGCCCTAGGCGCATACAAAACTAGATTATTTGTTGATTTGTCCTTTTTGAAACGGAGTACCACCTGGATCAAAACTGTCTTCAACAACAAAACCCACTAATTTATACTTCTACAGCCACGATTTTTGTGGTATGTTATCGCCTCAAAATCATTTTTCCACAATTAAAAATCATATATTCAGTCATTCAGGCCACATAATAACTCAAGACTCGCATACAAGATTTAAAAAGGacaggaagaaaaaaaagaaacgatAAGAGAAAACAACTCTACTGCTATACCAATCCCCCATCATTAAAAGGAAATACAAAAAGTAAAAGAGAAAAAAGCCCAACAAACTAAAAGATTATTAACACCGATTTATATTCCTAATTGCTGACCCACAGTAACACCATTACCAACACCAACATCAGTGGCAGCTGTCTTATCAGGTCTACCGCTGTTCAAGCTGCCAGGCATTTTCCTCTGAGGTTTAGCTTCATGCAATATCGAAACAACGTCTCTCATGGAAGGTCGTTCAGCAGGGTTGCTACTTGTACAAAGTAATGCCACTCTAAGAGCTATCATCATTTCTTCCCGAACTGATTGACATGATGCACCTGCATTTTTGTCGAGGACTTGACCAACACCTTCTTCAGTCTTGGTTTTAGATCTAACCCAGTCTACGATGCTGTTCCCTTCTCCAAATTCCGGCTCTACTGATTTTTTACCACTCAGTATCTCCATAAGTACTACTCCGTAACTGTATATATCGCTCTTCTCATCTACTTGCAGTGTATATGCATACTCTACATTgacaaagaaaacaacaaaattgTGAACCAGAAGCTTGAAAtagttaaaagaaaaacaaatcacGCGCAATGCACTTATGAAGCTTGGTAATTACATGCGgccaaaagataaagataaaaaaagaaaaggatggaaaaaaagagaaaaagaatctctttcttcttttcactgTTAAAAAGACTATAGAGACATGAAATAGCATGCGTACACCCCTAGCGCACTATATACCATTACCTTGCCCCACCCACTTGATTTAGAAAAACAGCTTGGcgggtttttttcttttcaaatttttttggAACCTAACTAACTTCCTCGAACTAACCAAGTACTACTAAATTTAGCTCAGCTACCAATTTAATAAGAAGCTAACATGTGCAATTCTAAAATTTTGTTTAGCTGATTCACTGGACTTGTCCCATTAACTCGCACATCATGCTTTGCATCAAATCAAATGAGTGAAAGAGATTTTGGTTTCTGGCACGACGAACACTAAATACCCAAACATTTAAACATCCCGTAGTATTAACATATGCTtgcaaaaatgaaacagaaaaggGAAAGAAATGCACCTGGGGCAATATAACCGCAAGAGCCGGCAATGACAGACATAGATTCATCCGTTTGAATCAATTTTGCAACACCAAAATCAGCAACTCTAGCTTCCAACTCACTGTCCAACAATATGTTACAAGGCTTGACATCTCGATGAACAATAACCGGATCACAATCATGATGCAGGTAACAAATACCTTGCGCAATGCCTAATGCTATCTTATATCTAACAACCCAATCATCACCAACACCATTAACAAAGTTGCTGCCTGCATCTTTAACATTATAATTACTATTCCCAATCAGTTTCTTGTTAGGACCATGCAGTAAATCGTCTAAACTCCCATTTGGCATGTACTCGTACAGAAGCAATGTTGATTCAGTGTTGCTGCAACACCCTAACAATCTCACGATATTTCGATGTCTAACATTTCCCAAGACTTCAACTTCAGCTAATACTCCTCTTCTTCTCCTGACCGTTTCTTTATGTTTACCCCATAACTTTTTTACTGCTATGATCTCCCCATTTGGCATTTCAGCTTTATATACAGTTCCAGTTGATCCCATTCCTATGACCGTATCACTTGCTGATAAACACTCTAGTACATCGTCAACTGTATAATTCAATCTCTGAAATGCGGTTAACTTCCACGGTccagatttgatttgattctgcTGATCATCAGATGAAGAATAAAATCTACGGCTGTGGAAGAATCTGGAACCAGCAATTAAGATGAAAATACCAATACCAAAAGCAACGGCCATTATCCATACAATTGCAATGGATGACGGTGATGATTTCTTGTGATCTCGCCCAGACTTTCCGTTTTCATCTTCTGGGTTTTGAAGAAGGTTATCAGATAGACAAGGCTTGTTGAGAATTTTTCCACACAGATTTTGAttatttgaaaatgaagaaggatGAAGATTTGGAAAGGTAGTGCCAGATGAAGGGATTGAACCAGTGAGATTGTTATACGATACATTGAAGAATTCTAAAGTACTGGAATGTTCAAAGTCCAATGGAATTGAACCAGTAAGAGAATTATGAGAAAGATCAACATCAGTAATTGATGGAATTTTTGATAATTCAAATGGAATTATACCTGATAATGAATTCTGTTTCAAATTCAGAGCAAGAAGTTTTTTACAATCACCAATGTTCCATGGAATACTACCATTTAATGAATTCCCTTCTAAATCAAGTTTATATAAACTCTTACACCCAATAAAGTCAGGAATTTTCCCAATCAAATTACTAAAACTAGCTGAAAAGATCTGCAGACTTGGTGCTTTCCAAATGTTATCTGGCAATTCATTTCCAAATGAATTCTTAGAAATGTTTAAGAATGCTAAACTAATCCCATTCCCAAGATCATCAGGTAATTTACCAGAAAGTGAGTTCATGCTTAAATCCATGtacgtcaaattaggtaaaaacccAAAACCCTTTGGAATCGAACCATTAAATCGATTATCTTCGATGCGAAATCTGTATAATGAAGTACATTTGGTGAGAGACGAAGGAATTTCAGAATCGAACCTGTTTGAGAACAAAATGAGTTTGCCAAGTTGATTTCCAGAACAGAGTCTCGGTGGAATTGAGCCGGTAAGTGAATTTGATGACACATCCAACAGTTTCAGCTTAAAATTTGATCCAAGATTTCTTGGTAAATTGCCAGATAATGAATTATTCCAGAGAAGTAGTGTTTCAAGATTTGGAAGTTCACCAATACCCGGAGGAATTTCCCCTGTTAAGTTGTTTCTCATTAAACTCAACAGAGTTAATTCCTTCAGCGATGATAACGAAAATGGGATTTCACCAGTAATTTGATTGTCAGACAAATCAAGATATTTCAAACTTAGTAAGTTGGAAAAACTATTTGGAATTTCACCAGAAATTTGATTCTTGAATAGCAATAATGTTTCAAGAGCAGATAAATTCCCAATTCCGGAAGGCAAATTCCCTGATATATTAGCTGTTGCAATGTCAATGTACTTGAGATTTGTACACCCCGCTAATTCAAAAGGAATGCCACCAGTATATCTATTGTAACCGATCTCCAGATGTTCTAGCTCACTCAAAGACCCTAACTCAGCTGGAATTTCCCCTTGTAGTGAATTCCCTGCTAAATGTAACAAGTTTAGTCTCTGGAGACTGCCATAACTTTTTGGAATTTCTCCATCAAAATAACTTCCACCAAGATTAAGATGTTGAAGAAATTTGAGACTAGTAACTTCTAATGGAAGTGGACCACTGAAATTATTACTGTAAGCATTCAGAATAGTTAAGGAATTCAACTTTGAAATACCAGAGGGAAAACTTCCATTAAAAGAGTTATGACTAATATCAAAAGATTTAAGTTGAGGTAGATCAAAAATGGAGTCACTTAATGTTCCATTGAATGAATTTCCACTGAGATTTAAGTTTCTAAGCTGAGTTAGGAACTTGATTTCGGAAGGGATGACACCAAAAAGACTCTTACGAGAAAGATCAAGTGATATAATTTCAGAAGTTCTGTTATTACATTGAATACCAGACCAAGTACACCAAAGTGGTTTAGAAGTTGTTGAGTTCACCACACTACTCGGGTTCCAATCACTGAGGAGAAGAAGTGGGTCTTTAAGAGAAGATTTAAGTGATATTAGTGACAGAAGTTGAAGAGATTTTGGTGTTCTTGCTGATAAAGAAGAATGGAGttggatgaagaagaaaatgaagatgatgaattgaGAGAGATGGAGGGAATGTGTTCTTGGTTTCATGGTTATTGGTGGTGGTGGGTTTGTGgggatgaaaaattcatgaagagTAAATTGAAGAATTGAGAAGAAGAGCAAGTTGATTTATGGGTTGTTGAGAGATTTATATGATGATTTGAATTGCTTTTTGAGAGTGCTGTTTTCAGAAGATGGTGGTGTCTCATGATGATTGCTGGCTTGGTAGTGTGATTTTGTTGTGGGCATGATGGAGATGAGAGAGATGATGAAAGAGGANNNNNNNNNNNNNNNNNNNNNNNNNNNNNNNNNNNNNNNNNNNNNNNNNNNNNNNNNNNNNNNNNNNNNNNNNNNNNNNNNNNNNNggaggaggaggaggaggaggaggaggaggaggaggcagCAAAGTAAAGACAAGAACCAAAATTTTAGCTTCTTTTATATCTATACCATTTGTTAAAAGTTCATGTATTTTAAAGTAAAATTCTTCACAATCTTTAAGGTATATTCAAGAACAATATGTTCAAAGGAGATGAACCCTGTTTTGTATGAAGTTCAAGAATTGAGACAATTTGTTAGGAGACACTGCTATTTGAACGTACATATTGGACATGAAGGAAGGACCAGCTTTTTCTTTAATCCCAACATTTTGCCTACCCCCTGGAAGTTTAAGTGGTGAGCATTTAAGTACGGGAGTCATAAACAGATGGAAGTGTTTGTCGATGTACAATATGTTGTACGTATAGAAATTTCAGGTTACCCAAATAGTGAAGATGTTTGTCACTGGGTTCGAACATGATTAGTTGCACAATCAGATCGTATATATGCGTTGCATTTACCGCAAAGATGTTATAATCTACAAGGTTGCATCACATTTAATGCACAAAAATTGTGTGCACCATTAACATATCATGTTGTATTTGGTTTTCCAACGTTTGTTTGGTATTAGTTTGTTGTGGTGCATTTAGCATAGTCTTTAATCTCCCCCCTCCTCAAATTAACTTCTTCTTTAGATTTTTATCGTAGGGAAATGACTGACAAGAAATGGAATTTTGAAAATTTGGTATGTACTTTGAGGGGTGGAAATGTTGTGTTTAACAGAGAATGTTTGGGTTTTTTGTTTAAATCTTCTGAAtcttctttaattcttttcttttttctttggaaGCTTTTGCTGGTTTTCTCTTTTTCATCATTTCAGTGTTCCACTTTTTGTCTTTGAGATGATGAAAAACTAAATAATGTAAGAAAGCAAAAGAAAAGGAAGCTGGAGTGGGGAAAAAAAATGGGTGAATAGTGACAGTGTCATTCTTGCAGGATCCAAGAAAGCTATTTGAATCTGTTATCATTTCTGGTTCCTCTCTTGTGGAACCAACCAACTTCTTTCTCTTACATATAGTAATCTTAATGAGGTTGAATTCACCATATGTGTGAACCTTAGCCAGTCCACTGGGGAGATCCACGGTGGATGCACACATATGGTGTCTTGGTTTTTATGATGGGAGGATCAATTAGGCTAACTGTCTCCTTAACTATTACCACAAATATCATTTAGTAATGTTGTAGAATACGGCTTAGATCGGATTCAATGGGCAATGTAGTTTGTTAATCTCCGTAAAAAGTATGATCAACTTTCAATCAAAGTataattttttggtcttggtttaAGAGGGTGTTTTTTCGTTTCCTTTTACCGTatatattttccaaaaaatctATTTTTTCTCCAAAGCATAAACGAGAATATAGTAATTTAAACTAGCATTACATGCGATCCCTCAAGTATATTGGATGAACCAGGGAATTGTAAATGAAATAAAtcatatactccctctgtcccattattagatgacctagttgaagtttgtacaattcttaaggcaaggattgaaatgagtgtttttaagtattttttacaactatacccttatggataataacttgtaAAATTCAGAAatcatttatctctcaaactatatcaTAGTTGTATCattgaaaatcattttaaaacacctgcgtaacgaatataaacatgaatatcaaattatacatatttcttatgataacgataatcaatcaaaaggatACTTCTAGAAATATCCTCTTGTTTAATGGTGGGACAAGATTTTAAACCAACTAGGCCATCTAATAGTGTGACAGAGGGAGTATTATCTAATACTGTAGGAACTTATGTATGCTATGTCAGTAGGTCAAGTAACAATGTAGCTCATAAAATAGCTAACAGAGCTAGAACAAAAAGGGCTTCTTTTGATATTTTGGATAACATCCCAGAAGATATAGTTACATCCATAAGGGATGATGTTGTTAACCTGTATGTACCGTAAATTAGTTTATGAATGAAGTTctgtttcaaaaaaagaaaaagaaaaaaagactagCATTACATGAGGGTAAATTATTCCATAGAGTTGTTTAGCATAATTTGGGTTAAAATATGTGACATCATAAGTTCCCAGATTTCCGTCGAGAAGGTTCCTTACTGACTTCTGTCTAATGAATGATTGGTTATCCCGTACATCGTTTGGTTTGCTTCTATGTACACATGGTGATCAGTACATTGTGGGATTGCACATATAAAATAGTTGATTTCTACGATAATACTTGATAGGTACCAAGGGGGTGtggtgcaaatggtgatgatatGTACGAGAGTCGTGGAATCCATTTCAAAGCAGACTTTGGCTCATCGGAATTCTAAGCATTTTCAAGTTTCAGCTGTTGTGATATTGAGAGGTTACAGAGATGATTGTTGAAGTTGTCGAGTCTCTGCATATGAATCCTCCTCCATCATGTCCTGGGTGTCCTCTAGTTGCTTCATCCATGTTTATTCTGATATGTTCCAAGTTGGGAAGAGCCGACCAATTGAGATTGTGGTTCAGGCACGATGTAGGCGATTGAAATTTATCTCTGGTTACATATTTGGAAGGTAGAGAGTTAGGACTTTGTTTGCGATAGTAAACTCTTACTGTAGCCGAAGCGAATTTTTACAATTATTGCTGGATGTTTAGTTTTACGAAGGTGAATGAGTTTATTCATGGATGACAATAGGGACCCTAACAGAAATCAATAGGTCACGACGATGTCCAAAGGTTTCTTTAGTTGCCGGAGTTGAGATATTGTGGTAAAACTTGGAACACATGATAGGATGTCAAGAAGCAGATTCCAAGATTCAGTGACAATCTGGCATTGAAAGTAAACGTATTTTGCAGATTCTAGTGCTAAATGAGACATTGGGCAGATATGAATATTAGCAAAGGTTATCCGTTGTTGGTAAAACTTGGAACACATGATAGGATGTCAAGAAGCAGATTCCGAGATTCAGCGATAATCTGGCAATGAAGGAAAAATTGTTTCGCAGATTCTAGTGTTAAATGACATATTGGACGTAGATGAATGTCGGTGAGGTTATTCGATGAATAATGGTAAAGGTAGGTAAACCTTCATCTAGTGTTTTCCGCAATAAAAATTGGTGGACAAGGAAGTTTCCATAAGTTGTTGGTACTGGTAAGCAATCGTTGAGAGTAGTTTTGGTGAGGGTTTTGTAGCTGAAACTATTGAAGTATTTCTATAAGTTTTTATAGGTTCAAATGATATTATTTGGTGGTTCATCTTTAGGGAGGTGGATGTTTATGATATTAACTGCAGCCAAATGTGGTATCTAGTTAAGGTTGGTTTGGATCCACGAGTTAGAGATTCGGTCAATAAAGTCCACCACCGTTTGAATTTTTTGACGTTGTCTGATGTTGAGTGATGGATGATATGGAACCCTGTTTTCAATGATAGGTGTGGAGATATCGGTCTCGACCTGGTATTGTAAGTGTTGTTTGATGGTGGGAGGAGAAAAATAAGTTGTTTCTATTGAGAGATAGCTGAAGAGGCAGGTGTGATGTTGGTGGTAATACATTATTTGTTATGTTGGTAGTAATACATTATTTGTTCGAGGGATATCTTCCTACACAAGGTTTCTCATATAAAATTCGGTTGTTCATGCATGGTACATGCTCTCTTCATAAGCAAGCTTTATTGTGGTTACGTTTCTCCTTATTACTAATCCTCATTGGGTTTTTGGATTTGTAAACTTGTACCAACCTAAGGGGTGGAATTTCTTGACAAAATAAATTTTCATCAGTGACCAACAAAAGAAATCTTCATTAGTTTACGTTTGAAGAAAGTTTTTTTTGTGATTTACATATTACGAGTATGAAATAACCCAAAGGCATTCATACAAGGGAGACCTGAAATGAATCGTTTCTCCTACTTGTTGAATATTATTTATATTGGACCCAAAGATTTAATAGAATTATTGACTTTATGCATGAAGTATTGATCTTAAACTTATTGGGTTTGACTTACGTATGTCGCAATTCTGCCCAAAGATAATTTGCGATGATACATAGTCTGGTATTAAGTTAGATGTTTATGTGCTTATTAATACATTATCTGTCTCATTTGTATGTATAGCTATTTAAAGTGATAAGTAAAGATGAACTATGTCCCTCGAAAAAATTCATATTGATATGGTCTATCTAGTGAACATGGGTGGGGAGGAGTTTTGTATGCATTATGCAATTAATACTAAGAGTCCGAGCATGATTTACTATTACTAATCTTCTTACCTAGCTTtccatgtgtgtgtgtgtgtgtgtggggggggggggggggggggNNNNNNNNNNNNNNGGGGTTACATGTGTCTTGACTGTCTAACATGATTCAAATTAACACCGAGAAATGTAGGGGGTATAATGGGAGTGTATTTCCAGGTTGGTGAAGAATTTCCTAACCACATGAATAGTGTCTTGAAAGAATTTGAAAAATTAGTGGTGAATCTGGCCTGATGTGGTGCTCGCTCTGAACCAATAAAGAAAAGTGCTTATTTGAATGCAACTTTTGAGTTCCTTTGTAAGTAACAAGGATTATATGGGTATTAATCTTAGATCAGTATGTCGAAAAATTATTTTATATCTCCTATGGTGGTTGGTAGTGACGAATATTGTGATGTGAAGTGAAGTAGTTTATCAGAAGTTCGGTAATTTTTGGCTTATCATTGATCATTTGATTTAGTTAATCTTAAAGTTGTTGAATGTTACTATGTCTACGGTGGATTATTGCGCATAAGCACTGAAAAAAGTCGTATTAATTTCTCCGGACTATAGCCACTCAATTATGGATCTTTGTTTTCAATTAGTTGCATAACTTTGAAGTAGATCTAGATGGCACCGAGACGTAAAGGAGGTACATGTGTTTTGACTATCTACCATGCTTGAAGTTAACATCGAGATATGGAGGAGAGGGGTATAATTGAAAATATGTTGCATGTATATATTGTATTGAATTCTGCGGGAGTCTTGGATGGTGGATGATCGTAGATTTGGTAGTGTTAATGTGTTTTCCGGCCAAAGAGGAATAAGATTGTAATAGTTGCTGGAGATgctgacatcattggggtaaaggCTTACAAGTGATCATAGGTCATCGAATTACATTAAGAGGAGTATTAGAGGTtccttatttgaaatatttagaCCTTGAATATGATTGAGGTGTTCTTGGAGAACAAGGTTAGAGAAAAGAATTTTGATGCAAATACTAAAGACATAATACAAGATTGGATCCCCTTCAAATTCCTCTAAAAATGTAATGTAGCCATGAGAGGTTCAATTAATGTTGATAGAGTATCTGACTAATGAGATGCACATCATAATATATTCTGTTAATGCGTCTGGAAAACGTAACTAGGTGAAGGTTTGGCAGACAAAATCCCGGTCCAGACAGTCAAAATATTTTTTCGGATAAATAGTTCGAGGAAAATTTTAGATTACTTAGATATTGGGGTATTCTTGATGGAGCGGAATAGTTT
The nucleotide sequence above comes from Papaver somniferum cultivar HN1 chromosome 8, ASM357369v1, whole genome shotgun sequence. Encoded proteins:
- the LOC113302456 gene encoding leucine-rich repeat receptor-like protein kinase TDR, with the protein product MKPRTHSLHLSQFIIFIFFFIQLHSSLSARTPKSLQLLSLISLKSSLKDPLLLLSDWNPSSVVNSTTSKPLWCTWSGIQCNNRTSEIISLDLSRKSLFGVIPSEIKFLTQLRNLNLSGNSFNGTLSDSIFDLPQLKSFDISHNSFNGSFPSGISKLNSLTILNAYSNNFSGPLPLEVTSLKFLQHLNLGGSYFDGEIPKSYGSLQRLNLLHLAGNSLQGEIPAELGSLSELEHLEIGYNRYTGGIPFELAGCTNLKYIDIATANISGNLPSGIGNLSALETLLLFKNQISGEIPNSFSNLLSLKYLDLSDNQITGEIPFSLSSLKELTLLSLMRNNLTGEIPPGIGELPNLETLLLWNNSLSGNLPRNLGSNFKLKLLDVSSNSLTGSIPPRLCSGNQLGKLILFSNRFDSEIPSSLTKCTSLYRFRIEDNRFNGSIPKGFGFLPNLTYMDLSMNSLSGKLPDDLGNGISLAFLNISKNSFGNELPDNIWKAPSLQIFSASFSNLIGKIPDFIGCKSLYKLDLEGNSLNGSIPWNIGDCKKLLALNLKQNSLSGIIPFELSKIPSITDVDLSHNSLTGSIPLDFEHSSTLEFFNVSYNNLTGSIPSSGTTFPNLHPSSFSNNQNLCGKILNKPCLSDNLLQNPEDENGKSGRDHKKSSPSSIAIVWIMAVAFGIGIFILIAGSRFFHSRRFYSSSDDQQNQIKSGPWKLTAFQRLNYTVDDVLECLSASDTVIGMGSTGTVYKAEMPNGEIIAVKKLWGKHKETVRRRRGVLAEVEVLGNVRHRNIVRLLGCCSNTESTLLLYEYMPNGSLDDLLHGPNKKLIGNSNYNVKDAGSNFVNGVGDDWVVRYKIALGIAQGICYLHHDCDPVIVHRDVKPCNILLDSELEARVADFGVAKLIQTDESMSVIAGSCGYIAPEYAYTLQVDEKSDIYSYGVVLMEILSGKKSVEPEFGEGNSIVDWVRSKTKTEEGVGQVLDKNAGASCQSVREEMMIALRVALLCTSSNPAERPSMRDVVSILHEAKPQRKMPGSLNSGRPDKTAATDVGVGNGVTVGQQLGI
- the LOC113304375 gene encoding basic blue protein-like; amino-acid sequence: MNGAPRTSNSVIVISSLLICLLVAGFEIVQGKTHVVGDVQGWDLYPNLINWPKGKQFYSGDVLVFNYDTKGGDLYCPAKVDKSGYDKCDCSSVKMRNRFKGTGHDHVQLTKGYNYFISADKDYCGFGMKIAVYAK